The window CGCCGCTCATTCCGTCGCGGTGCTCGAGTCGCGCATCATCTGTGCGTAGACGTTGACGACGAGAGCGATCAGCAGAATGAGGCCACGGATCAGGATCTTCAGGAAACTGTCGATATTGACGTGATCGAGGCCGTTGTTGAGCACGCCCAACACCAGGAGCCCGATAATCGTGTTGCCAATGCCGCCCCGCCCGCCAAACAGGCTGGTACCGCCGACAACGACGGCGGCGATGGCGTCGAGCAGGAATGTGTCGAACTGATTCTGCTGCGCACTGCCGAAATAGGCGACGCCCAACATGCCTGAAAAGCCACTGAGCACCGCCGAAATCACCATCACCGCACCGATGATGAACTTGACGTTGACGCCCGAATACTCAGCGGCGTCGCGGTTGCCGCCGGTCATATACACGTAGCGGCCGAAACGCGTGTAAGTGAGAACCAGATGGGCAATCAGCAGCACCAGCATGGCGACGATAATCAGCCATCGCACGCCGATATATTGCCCCGAGCCGAGCACCTGGATGATGTCGGGAAATTTGTAGGCAATCTGTCCCCGCACCAGCATGGCGGAGATGCCCGCGGCGATCTGCATCATGGCAAGCGTCATGATGAAGGACGGAATGCCGATGCGCGTGACGCCAAAGGCCGTGACCAGGCCAAGCAAACCGCAGGTCGCGAGCGCCAGAATCACCGCGACCAGGCCCGGCAAGGGCAGATTCTGGATATTGGCGTAGGCCGGCTGCAACGTGAAGAAGGCTACGACAATGCCGGTGGCATTGGCGACGGCGGCGACCGACAGATCGATCTCGCCGGTGAGAATGACAAAGGTGAGACCGACGGCGATGATCGAGGTCAGTGACACCTGAGCCAGGATGTTGGCGAAGTTGTCCAGCGTCATGAACGACGGGCTGGCGATCGAGAAAAACGCGACCAGCGCAATCAGCGTGATCAACGGCGCGATGTTGCGCAACTGGTTGCGCAGCACATGGGCCAGATCGAGCGATTTGCCGGCGGGCTTGGCGGCGTCAGTCATGTCAGTCCTTCTTTTGCGATCGCACATCCGTTCACCGACAGGCGGCCCTTCCGCTCATCGTCTTTTGCCCCTCACAGGGAGGGGGTATTGCCTGGCGGCGGCCGCGGCGGGCCAATCCAGGACGACCGTCTCATTCCTCACGCCGCGGCCAGCAGATCCGCCTTCTCGACGCGCCCGTGTTCGAATGCCTTCACTACGCGGCCGCGCTTCATCACCACCACCCGATCGGCCAGCGTCAGGATGGTTTCCGGCTCCGTCGACAGCACGATCACGGCGACACCCTGATCGCGCAGGGCCTTGACGATGCGGATCACATCTTCCTTGGCGCCAATATCCATGCCGCGCGTCGGCTCGGAGAGGATGAGTACCTTGGGCCTGTAAGTCAGCCACTTCGCCAGCGCCACCTTCTGCTGAT is drawn from Bradyrhizobium prioriisuperbiae and contains these coding sequences:
- a CDS encoding ABC transporter permease translates to MTDAAKPAGKSLDLAHVLRNQLRNIAPLITLIALVAFFSIASPSFMTLDNFANILAQVSLTSIIAVGLTFVILTGEIDLSVAAVANATGIVVAFFTLQPAYANIQNLPLPGLVAVILALATCGLLGLVTAFGVTRIGIPSFIMTLAMMQIAAGISAMLVRGQIAYKFPDIIQVLGSGQYIGVRWLIIVAMLVLLIAHLVLTYTRFGRYVYMTGGNRDAAEYSGVNVKFIIGAVMVISAVLSGFSGMLGVAYFGSAQQNQFDTFLLDAIAAVVVGGTSLFGGRGGIGNTIIGLLVLGVLNNGLDHVNIDSFLKILIRGLILLIALVVNVYAQMMRDSSTATE